In one Hymenobacter sp. DG25B genomic region, the following are encoded:
- a CDS encoding PAS domain-containing protein, with product MQPITYRHLRRKLQQATHLYTATRTEAQQLHKQLAQQQVAAASLSATLLQTVTTAVLAENDQQQITLLNQRFCDLFGLPESPQSYVGQLQTQVYTQAAHALLHSPATQHSTTQAVAQQQPLRDVVIPLSNGLIVKQQYLPVVLEGHTLLHLWSYEDVTAQQCAQRRIEELSRLAEQSPHPIICFNSRGEAQYTNPAGRAVLDVLTDQSDNMAFLQREIARALHEGQACVSEWPLQQQLYLWTVVPLAGENCANVYLTDLTGQRRAERDLLRGQLFTNRINDTVPNLVYLYDLEEGRLLYANQQSLPLLGYTPAELQEMSTNLLSMLMREEDAALVKKQIQATGALADGETLLNEYHIRHRDGSSRWLRTRTVAFTCYPNGQVRQLVGSAEDVTAQRTIAEELRHNRLLLERIINTAPNLIYIFDLEESRSVYCNHHTEIILGYTSEEIVGMGPAMMQQLIPPKQRRLLQQHWNQLVQAADGDVFTLEYHMPHRDGSSRWLRIRSTPFERDATGRVKLVVGSAEDITPWKLAEKQQLAAAQRLEEQNRLFRQVIDSTPHLIYLKDHTGRYVLANEATAQLHSMSLPELLAASPEELHPIPEQRRKYLFQDQQVISTGQELRAEKEFTRPNGQPVWLYTIKRPFVLADGSVQVLGIDSNITNLKQTQLALNEAKENAEKTARAKQDFLANMSHEIRTPMHGILGIAGLLAKTKLTTSQQEYLQHIRESAEHLLVVINDILAITQLGPVRSK from the coding sequence ATGCAGCCCATTACCTATCGCCACTTAAGGCGCAAGCTGCAGCAGGCCACGCATTTATATACGGCCACCCGCACAGAGGCGCAACAGCTGCACAAGCAATTAGCACAGCAGCAGGTAGCCGCGGCCAGCCTGTCGGCTACTCTCCTGCAAACGGTTACCACGGCTGTTCTGGCTGAGAATGACCAGCAGCAGATAACCCTGTTAAACCAACGCTTCTGTGACCTGTTTGGGCTGCCGGAGTCGCCCCAGAGCTACGTGGGCCAGCTCCAGACCCAGGTCTATACCCAGGCAGCTCATGCGCTGCTGCACTCGCCCGCCACGCAGCACAGCACTACTCAGGCGGTGGCCCAGCAGCAGCCATTGCGTGATGTCGTTATTCCGCTCTCTAATGGCTTAATTGTAAAGCAGCAGTACTTACCGGTGGTGCTGGAAGGCCATACGCTGCTGCACCTCTGGAGCTACGAGGATGTAACGGCCCAGCAGTGTGCCCAGCGCCGCATCGAAGAGCTTTCCCGGCTGGCAGAGCAAAGCCCCCACCCCATTATCTGCTTTAATAGCCGGGGGGAGGCACAGTACACCAACCCGGCCGGCCGGGCAGTGCTGGATGTACTAACTGACCAGTCCGACAACATGGCTTTTCTGCAGCGGGAAATAGCCCGGGCCTTGCACGAAGGACAAGCCTGCGTCAGTGAATGGCCGCTGCAGCAGCAGCTATACCTCTGGACCGTGGTGCCCCTGGCCGGTGAAAACTGCGCCAACGTGTACTTAACCGACCTTACCGGGCAGCGGCGCGCGGAAAGAGACTTACTGCGGGGACAGTTGTTTACCAACCGTATCAACGATACGGTTCCTAACCTGGTTTACTTATATGATCTGGAGGAAGGGCGCCTGCTGTATGCCAATCAGCAGAGCCTGCCTTTGTTAGGGTATACCCCCGCCGAGCTGCAGGAAATGAGCACCAACCTGCTCTCCATGCTCATGCGCGAGGAAGATGCAGCTCTGGTAAAAAAACAAATTCAGGCTACTGGTGCGCTGGCTGATGGGGAAACCCTGCTGAATGAGTACCACATCCGGCACCGGGATGGCAGCTCCCGGTGGCTGCGCACCCGCACTGTGGCCTTCACCTGCTACCCCAACGGGCAGGTGCGCCAGTTGGTGGGCAGTGCGGAAGATGTAACCGCCCAGCGGACTATTGCGGAGGAGCTGCGCCACAACCGGCTGCTGCTGGAGCGCATCATCAACACGGCACCTAACCTGATTTACATTTTCGATCTGGAGGAAAGTCGCAGTGTATACTGCAACCACCACACGGAAATTATTCTGGGCTATACCAGTGAAGAAATTGTGGGCATGGGCCCGGCCATGATGCAGCAGCTGATTCCGCCCAAGCAGCGGCGCCTGCTCCAGCAGCACTGGAACCAGTTGGTGCAAGCCGCAGACGGCGACGTTTTCACCCTGGAGTACCACATGCCCCACCGGGATGGCAGCTCCCGGTGGCTGCGGATACGAAGCACCCCTTTTGAGCGGGATGCTACCGGCCGCGTGAAGCTGGTAGTAGGCTCGGCGGAGGATATCACCCCCTGGAAACTAGCGGAGAAACAGCAGCTGGCGGCTGCCCAGCGGCTGGAGGAGCAAAACCGCCTGTTTCGCCAGGTAATTGATTCTACTCCACACTTGATTTATCTAAAAGACCACACCGGGCGCTATGTGCTGGCCAATGAGGCTACGGCCCAACTGCACAGCATGAGCTTGCCCGAGCTGTTAGCCGCCTCCCCGGAAGAGCTGCATCCCATACCCGAGCAACGCCGGAAATATCTTTTTCAGGACCAGCAGGTTATCAGCACCGGGCAGGAGCTACGCGCGGAGAAAGAGTTTACCCGCCCCAACGGCCAGCCGGTCTGGCTCTACACCATTAAACGGCCTTTTGTGCTGGCCGATGGCTCCGTACAAGTACTGGGCATCGACAGTAACATTACCAACTTAAAACAAACCCAGCTGGCTCTGAACGAGGCCAAGGAAAACGCCGAAAAAACCGCCCGCGCCAAACAGGATTTCCTCGCCAACATGAGCCACGAAATCCGGACCCCCATGCACGGTATTCTGGGCATTGCCGGGTTACTAGCCAAAACGAAGCTCACCACCAGTCAACAGGAATATCTGCAGCACATCCGGGAGTCGGCGGAGCATTTGCTGGTGGTTATCAATGATATTCTGGCCATTACGCAACTGGGGCCGGTAAGATCAAAGTAG